In the bacterium genome, ATCACGAAGTATCATCTGGACCAACCGGTCTACGTGCAGTACTGGGACTGGCTCCGCCAGGTGCTGCACGGGGACCTGGGGTGGTCCGAGACCGCTCGTGAGCCGGTGGCCGACGCCATCCGGGGGTTCTTCCCCGCGACCCTGGAACTGGGGTTCTATGCCTTCATCTGCATCCTCACCTTTGGCATCTGGCTCGGCACCTCCTCGGCCGTGCACCGGGACAAGCTGATCGACCACATCAGCCGGTTTACGTCTATCAGCGGCTATTCGCTGCCGACGTTTGTCTGGGCGCTCCTGCTGCTCATGCTGTTCTACGGCCAGCTCGGATGGTTTCCCCCGGGCCGACTGTCGCTCGAGGCCGATCAGTTCGTCCGCAGCGGCCGGTTTCACGTCTATACCGGTCTCATGACGGTGGACGCGGTGCTGAACCGGCAGTGGTGGATCGTCTGGGACGCGGCCAAGCACCTGGTGCTGCCCGTCACGACGCTGACCTATTTCCTGACGGCCGTCCTCGTCCGGATCACCCGGTCCTCGATGCTCGAGACGCTCCG is a window encoding:
- a CDS encoding ABC transporter permease, producing the protein ITKYHLDQPVYVQYWDWLRQVLHGDLGWSETAREPVADAIRGFFPATLELGFYAFICILTFGIWLGTSSAVHRDKLIDHISRFTSISGYSLPTFVWALLLLMLFYGQLGWFPPGRLSLEADQFVRSGRFHVYTGLMTVDAVLNRQWWIVWDAAKHLVLPVTTLTYFLTAVLVRITRSSMLETLRTDYVRTARAKGLPQRAVVDRHARRNALIPVITLASLLFVGLLSGVVITETVFNYPGIGRWGVGASQQLDIPAVTGFALIFAGILVVGNLCADVLYAVVDPRIRLH